The following are from one region of the Prevotella communis genome:
- the rsmA gene encoding 16S rRNA (adenine(1518)-N(6)/adenine(1519)-N(6))-dimethyltransferase RsmA, with product MKQVRPKKNLGQHFLTDLSIAKRIADTVDACPDIPVLEVGPGMGVMTQYIVEKPRPFKVVEIDRESVEYLNEHFPKLRENILGEDFLRMDLRKVFDGQQFVLTGNYPYDISSQIFFKMLDNRDLIPCCTGMIQREVALRMASQPGNKQYGILSVLIQAWYDVEYLFTVEPGVFNPPPKVQSAVIRMTRNKVQKLGCNEELFKRIVKTTFNQRRKMLRVSLKQMLPADSPFFDEYSSVLTKRPEQLSIPEFVELANWLENYLCANTNA from the coding sequence ATGAAACAAGTAAGACCGAAAAAGAACCTTGGTCAGCACTTCCTGACCGACCTGTCTATAGCAAAGCGCATAGCTGATACTGTAGATGCCTGTCCTGATATCCCTGTGCTGGAGGTAGGACCGGGTATGGGTGTGATGACGCAGTATATCGTGGAGAAGCCTCGCCCGTTTAAGGTGGTAGAGATTGACCGTGAGTCGGTGGAGTATCTGAACGAGCATTTCCCGAAGTTGCGCGAGAATATCCTGGGTGAGGACTTCCTGCGGATGGACCTGCGCAAGGTGTTCGACGGACAGCAGTTTGTGCTTACAGGCAATTATCCCTATGATATCTCCTCGCAGATATTCTTCAAGATGCTGGATAATCGCGACTTGATTCCTTGTTGCACAGGTATGATTCAGCGTGAGGTGGCCCTACGTATGGCCTCACAGCCAGGAAATAAACAGTATGGCATCTTGTCGGTACTGATTCAGGCATGGTATGATGTAGAGTATCTGTTTACGGTAGAGCCAGGCGTGTTTAATCCGCCTCCAAAGGTGCAGAGTGCCGTGATTCGCATGACACGCAACAAAGTGCAGAAACTGGGATGCAACGAGGAACTGTTTAAACGCATTGTGAAGACCACGTTTAACCAGCGTCGTAAGATGTTGCGTGTCAGTTTGAAGCAGATGCTGCCTGCTGACTCTCCATTTTTTGACGAGTATTCTTCGGTATTAACCAAGCGTCCGGAACAGCTTTCAATTCCAGAGTTCGTGGAATTGGCAAATTGGTTGGAAAATTACCTGTGTGCGAACACAAACGCTTGA